The region GCCACCACGACCCGTCGCGCCCGGTAGACCTCCTGGTGCGTCACGACTTCCACCCGGTCACCGACCCGCAGCCCGAGCACCGGGGTCTCGTGCCGCACCACGCCGCCGAGCGCGGTCGTCAAGTCCTGCAACAGGTCCACTGCCCGGTCGGCGTGCAGACGGCCGGACCGGGGGTGGAAGAAGACGTCGCCGTCGAACCGCAGACCGGGCCACCGCTCGCGCGCCGCGTCGGCCGGCAGCACTTCGCCGGGCGACCCCGCCGCCGCGAGCGCCTCGGGCAGCCCGGTGATGTCGCCGTGGTCCACGCCGCCGGTCTCGGTGAGCAGCCCCGCGCCGAGTTCCCGCCACAGCGCGAGCGCCTCCGCCGCGAACCTGACGTACACCGGGTCCGGGTAGACCAACCGGAAGATCCGCGACGCGCCGTGCGAGGCACCGAACACGTGCCCGCGCGCGAACCGCTCCAGCAGCACCACCTCCACCCCTCGGGAGGCGAGTTGCCACGCCGCCGCCGACCCCATCGCACCGCCGCCGACCACCACCACGTCCACATCGGTCACGCCGCCAGGGTCACCGCGCGGGTCGGGGCTGTCCAGGCTTCCCACCTGGCGGATGGCGGGCGGGTCGCCCTCTACGAGGATCGCGCGGGGGGCCGGCGCGTCGCGCAGGGCAGGCGGGTGCGGGACCAGCGTGCGGGTGCGGCGCGGCGCAGCGGGTAGGCCGCGCTGGGCGTCGACGACCCCCACCCGGTGCCCCGGTCGCGACGATCGCCGCCCCGACCCGCCCCCTGAGCCCGTGACCTGCGGAAACAAAAAGTTCGAGAAAGTTCGAGGACCGTGTCGATCCGGCACCGGGCCCGTTCGTCGCGTAGGCAAGACGACAGCGAAGGGACCGAAGATGACCACCACCGCCCCCGCCACCACCGAGGCCCGCACCGGCCGCCGCCACGACCTGATGCTCGCCGCGTTCCGGGTCGTGGTCTCGTTCCTGTTCTTCTGCCACGGCCTGCAGGGCTTAGGCTTTCTCGGCGGCATCGACGGGCAGGGCACCGGCGTCCCGCTCGGATCGTTCCCCGGCTGGTGGGGCAGTGTCATCGAACTCGTCGGCGCGCTGCTGGTGGCCCTCGGGATCACCGCCCGCGCGGCGGCCCTGGTCTGCTCCGGCGCGATGGCCTTCGCCTACTTCGTCGTGCACCAGCCCACCGGTTTGCTGCCGCTGCACAACATGGGCGAGCTCGCCGCCCTCTACTGCTGGGCGTTCCTGCTGATCGCGGTCGTGGGCCCCGGCTCGTACACGGTGGGGCGCGCGTTGCGCCGTTGACCTCCGTCTTACCGCTACACAAGCCACAATGGCACCAAACACTCCGAAAGGGACTACCGAGATGCGTTTCATGGTGATCGTCAAGGCCACGAAGGACAGCGAAGCCGGCACCATGCCCAGCGACGAGGAGCTGCGCGCCATGGGCGAGTTCAACGAGGAGCTGGTCAACGCCGGCGTCCTGCTGGCCGGCGAGGGCCTGCACCCCAGTTCGAAGGGCGCCCGGGTGTTCTTCGACGGCGACCAGCGGTCCGTGGTGGACGGTCCGTTCACCGAGACCAAGGAGCTGATCGCGGGTTTCTGGCTGCTGGAGCTCAAGTCGCTGGAAGAGGCCGTCGAGTGGGTGAAGCGGGTGCCGAACCCGACCGGCGACCAGTCCCAGATCGAGATCCGCCAGGTGTTCTCGCCCGAGGACTTCGCCGACGCCTCCCCCGAGGTGCTCCAGCAGGAGGAGGAGCTGCGGGCCCGGGCCGCCGCGCAGCGCGAGGCCCAGTAGGCCCCGCGACGCCCACCCCCGCTTGCCGCCGCGCATCGGAAGCTGATCTGATCTCGGGTCGTGACAGCTTCCGATGCGCGGCGTGCTGTCGAGGCGGTCTGGCGGATCGAGTCGGCACGGTTGATCGCGGGCCTGGCCCGGGTGGTCCGGGACGTGGGCCTGGCCGAGGAACTCGCCCAGGACGCCCTGGTCAGCGCGCTCGAACAGTGGCCGGAGAGCGGCATCCCGCGCAACCCGGGCGCGTGGCTGATGACCGCCGCGAAGAACCGGGCGATCGACCAGATCCGCCGCCGGCAGAACTACCAGCGCAAGCTGGCGGAGATCGGCCGCGACCAGGAGTCCGACCACGCGCCGGACGCGGGCGAGGGCGTCGGCGACATCAAGGACGACCTGCTGCGCCTGGTCTTCACCGCGTGCCACCCGGTGTTGTCCACGGAGGCCCAGGTCGCGCTCACCCTGCGGATGCTCGGCGGGCTGACCACCGACGAGATCGCCCGCGCGTTCCTGGTCGCCGAGTCGACCGTGGCGCAGCGGATCGTGCGGGCCAAGAAGACGCTGGCCAAGGCCGACGTGCCGTTCGAGGTCCCGGCGGAGAACGAGCGCGACGCCCGGCTGTCGAGCGTGCTCGGCGTCATCTACCTGATCTTCAACGAGGGCTACTCGGCGACCGCCGGCGACGACTGGATGCGCCCCGCCCTGTGCGCGGACGCCCTGCGCCTGGCCCGCGTGCTGGCCGGTCTGATGCCCCGTGAACCCGAGGTGCACGGCCTCGTGGCGCTGCTGGAGATCCAGGCGTCCCGCTCGCGCGCCCGCACCGGCCCGAACGGCGAACCGGTGCTGCTGATGGACCAGAACCGGGCGCTGTGGGACCAGCTGCACATCCGGCGCGGACTGGCCGCGCTGGAGAAGTCGGGCCGTGGCCCGTACTCGATCCAGGCCCGGATCGCCGCGTGCCACGCCCGCGCGCGCACGCCCGAGGACACCGACTGGACGTTGATCGCGGGCCTGTACGAGACGTTGGCGCTGGTCGCGCCGTCGCCGATCGTGGCGTTGAACCACGCGGTGGCGATCGGCATGGCGTTCGGCCCGGCGACGGCGCTGGAGCTGGTGGACGAGCTGGTGGACGAGCCGGCGCTGAAGGACTACCACCTGCTGCCGAGCGTCCGCGGCGACCTGCTGGCGAAGCTGGGGCGCACGGACGAGGCCCGGACGGAGTTCGAGCGTGCGGCGTCGATGACCCGCAATGCGCGGGAGCGGACGTTGCTGCTGGACCGCGCGGCGGCGTGCGGCTGATGCACCATGGAGATGTGGATCTCCGCTACCGACCGCTGACGGCTGACGACGTGCTCGATCTGGACGACACCTTCACCACCGACGTCGTGTTCTCGGTGTCCAGCGGCCCGCTCGCCTTCTCCTTGACGCCGGTCCCGGTGTCGCCCCGGACCAAGACCTTCCCCCCGGACGACGACCCGCTCCCGCAGGAGGGGTTCGCCGCGGAGGACTCCGGACTACGCGGGTTCATCTCGGTGGAGATCGCCGACTGGCACTCCCGCCTGGTGATCCGGCAGCTCACGGTCGCTCCCGAGTACCGGGGGCGCGGGGTCGGGCGTCGGTTGATGGAGCTGGGGGTGCAGTGGGGGCGTGAGCGCGGGGCGCGGACGGCGTGGCTGGAGACGTCGAGCGTGAACGTGCCGGCGGTGCGCGCGTACCAGCGGATGGGGTTTGCGCTCTGCGGCCTGGACACGACGCTGTACCGGGGGACGCCGTCGGAAGGCGAGGTGGCGCTGTACATGGGGCGCGAGCTGTAGACCGACGCGTCTCCCCGCACGGGCGGGGGTGGTCCGAACTCGTCGCCCGTTCCCCACCACGCGATCACGTCGTCCCCGCGTGCGCGGGGGTCAGGTCGACGCGGCCATGCGCGGTGCGTCCTCCGCTGCCGCCGACACGTCGTGGCACGGGGTCGCGTCCGGGTAGCGGCCGGCGGCGAAGGCGCCGGGGGTGATCCCCATCGCGGCGCGGAACTCCGCGCTCAGGTGGGCTTGGTCGTAGTAGCCCAGGTCGTGGGCCAGGCGGGCCCACGACCCCGTCGCGCCCGACGCCACCACGCGGCGCACCCGGTCGATTCGGGCGTACTGCTTCGGGGACAGGCCGACCGCGTCGCGGAACAGGGTCCGCAGGTGGCGTTCGCTCACGTGCAGTGCGCGCGCCGCCCCCGCCACCCCGAGTTCCGGCACGGTGCGCACCGCTTGCGCCACCACCGCGTCACGTCCGAGCTCCGCCGTGGCGAACCGTTCCGCCAGCCTCTTGCGAAGCCCGTCGAACCCCCGGACCGGTCCCCACACGTCGCGCAGGGGCACGACCGTGTCCACCAGTTCGTGGGCCGCCACGCCCAGCAGCGCACGGGCCCGGCCTGGGCGCAGACGTACCTTCAGCCGGTGTGCCGGCACGGTGTCGAAGTACGTCCCGCGGGTGCGTGGTCCCACCACGAACGCTTCCTCCGACGCCGAGCACAGCACCAGCGAGGTCGCCCCGTCCGGCGGCAGCGCCTGGGTCCCGGTCGGTGTGAACGACTCGACCTTCATGTCCGTCACCCACGCGCGCAGCTCCACACCAGGTGACAACAGTCCTCGCCGCCGGGAAAGTCCGTAGGCCGACCGATGTCTCCGCACCAGTGCGGAGAGCACGGTGGGACGATGACCACCGACCCCGTACGAGACGAGACCCCCGCCCAGCGGATGGACCGGAACTACGCCGAGATCCTCCAGGAGATGCGGGTCGCCCAGACCGGAGTCCAGCTGCTGTTGGCGTTCCTGCTCACGTTGGCCTTCACGCCTCGCTTCGGCACGCTCGACCTCTTCCAGCTCCGGGTGTACGTGCTCAGCCTCGTGCTCGGCGCGACCGCCACCGCCCTGCTGATCGCGCCCGCCCCGTTCCACCGGCTGGTGTTCCGCCGCCGGCTCAAGCTGGAACTCGTGCGCACGTCCAGCAAGCTCCTGCTGGCGGGCCTGGTGCTGCTGAAGCTCGCGCTGGCCGCCGCGCTGCTGCTGATCCTCGACGTGGTGCTGGGGCTGTGGCCGGCCGTCTGGATCACCGCGGGCCTGGTGCTGTGGTTCGGGTTCTGGTGGTTCGTGCTGCCGCTGCGGTACCGGGCGCGGTCGGCGCGGCAGGCGGCCCG is a window of Saccharothrix espanaensis DSM 44229 DNA encoding:
- a CDS encoding FAD-dependent oxidoreductase codes for the protein MGVVDAQRGLPAAPRRTRTLVPHPPALRDAPAPRAILVEGDPPAIRQVGSLDSPDPRGDPGGVTDVDVVVVGGGAMGSAAAWQLASRGVEVVLLERFARGHVFGASHGASRIFRLVYPDPVYVRFAAEALALWRELGAGLLTETGGVDHGDITGLPEALAAAGSPGEVLPADAARERWPGLRFDGDVFFHPRSGRLHADRAVDLLQDLTTALGGVVRHETPVLGLRVGDRVEVVTHQEVYRARRVVVAVGAWTAKLLDGLVALPPLTVTQEQPAHFAPVDATEWPAFIHRRPGAVYGLATPGEGIKVGAHGGGPVVDPDARDFRPEAGRLAALRQYAREWLPGVDPDDFAPISCTYTSTPDSDFVLDRNGPLVLAAGFAGHGFKFVPAVGRVLADLATSGPGGDRRFAADIPGRTGKT
- a CDS encoding DoxX family protein → MTTTAPATTEARTGRRHDLMLAAFRVVVSFLFFCHGLQGLGFLGGIDGQGTGVPLGSFPGWWGSVIELVGALLVALGITARAAALVCSGAMAFAYFVVHQPTGLLPLHNMGELAALYCWAFLLIAVVGPGSYTVGRALRR
- a CDS encoding YciI family protein; the protein is MRFMVIVKATKDSEAGTMPSDEELRAMGEFNEELVNAGVLLAGEGLHPSSKGARVFFDGDQRSVVDGPFTETKELIAGFWLLELKSLEEAVEWVKRVPNPTGDQSQIEIRQVFSPEDFADASPEVLQQEEELRARAAAQREAQ
- a CDS encoding RNA polymerase sigma factor, producing MTASDARRAVEAVWRIESARLIAGLARVVRDVGLAEELAQDALVSALEQWPESGIPRNPGAWLMTAAKNRAIDQIRRRQNYQRKLAEIGRDQESDHAPDAGEGVGDIKDDLLRLVFTACHPVLSTEAQVALTLRMLGGLTTDEIARAFLVAESTVAQRIVRAKKTLAKADVPFEVPAENERDARLSSVLGVIYLIFNEGYSATAGDDWMRPALCADALRLARVLAGLMPREPEVHGLVALLEIQASRSRARTGPNGEPVLLMDQNRALWDQLHIRRGLAALEKSGRGPYSIQARIAACHARARTPEDTDWTLIAGLYETLALVAPSPIVALNHAVAIGMAFGPATALELVDELVDEPALKDYHLLPSVRGDLLAKLGRTDEARTEFERAASMTRNARERTLLLDRAAACG
- a CDS encoding GNAT family N-acetyltransferase, with product MDLRYRPLTADDVLDLDDTFTTDVVFSVSSGPLAFSLTPVPVSPRTKTFPPDDDPLPQEGFAAEDSGLRGFISVEIADWHSRLVIRQLTVAPEYRGRGVGRRLMELGVQWGRERGARTAWLETSSVNVPAVRAYQRMGFALCGLDTTLYRGTPSEGEVALYMGREL
- a CDS encoding helix-turn-helix domain-containing protein — encoded protein: MSPGVELRAWVTDMKVESFTPTGTQALPPDGATSLVLCSASEEAFVVGPRTRGTYFDTVPAHRLKVRLRPGRARALLGVAAHELVDTVVPLRDVWGPVRGFDGLRKRLAERFATAELGRDAVVAQAVRTVPELGVAGAARALHVSERHLRTLFRDAVGLSPKQYARIDRVRRVVASGATGSWARLAHDLGYYDQAHLSAEFRAAMGITPGAFAAGRYPDATPCHDVSAAAEDAPRMAAST
- a CDS encoding DUF6328 family protein, which produces MTTDPVRDETPAQRMDRNYAEILQEMRVAQTGVQLLLAFLLTLAFTPRFGTLDLFQLRVYVLSLVLGATATALLIAPAPFHRLVFRRRLKLELVRTSSKLLLAGLVLLKLALAAALLLILDVVLGLWPAVWITAGLVLWFGFWWFVLPLRYRARSARQAARAVAAQAVSVQAVSVQETAVETVAGDAVSADAVLDRLAGDVGARPDPQFRQHV